TATAATGAGCGTGATGCTCGTGTTAGCTCTAAAAAGTGTAAGCTACTCAATTGCCTGCTCTCATAACACATAGCAACACAGCTAAAAGTATTCCCAATATATTGGACCTTTTATTGAAAGTAGCCATTTACCTGTTGAGACATGCCTTCACAAGCACCTGTAAGaactgtgtttgtgttgttttgagTTGAGGGAGGCACAATGTGTAAAAAGGGCAtttgcaaaatatgctgtatttttgtaattccGCTATGTGCCACTAGTGCCGCAGTAACTACATGCTTCACCTTTAAACAGCATCGGCTTAGGAAACTATCGAAATCAAAGACGACAAATAAACATCTTGGCAGGtgtcaatttaaatgtaagccgaaaatatatatttttttatttaagaatTAAAACtaagtataatataataaataaaagtagcctattataactaaaatataagtaaaatataattataataaataataacataagTTGACtttaacaaacacacagactatCGATTAATAACCTCAGATATTTACAATAGTCTACTTACAGTCTTTAagtttacagtcttttactgtcttttaacagtttatatgtttttgtaaaaaaattaatttccctatggagaaaattaaATACTATGAAAATAGTTTCAGTTATGACTTTTTCCCCATTTGATTTAGGTTAGTTAGTTTTGCATCAAATACAACGTGACTTTTGGTGATCGATATCTGGCATTTTTCCGCCTGGGCGAGTGATTCACAGACAGCTTTCTCTGCGCATGAAATCCTCCATTTGCCAGCAAACCAATGAAAAAGCGGAACAGTGACGACGATACATAACAGAGCGTAGTCGCCAAAGCTGTTGTGGATCCGCTTACCCGAAAGCCTGCATAACTGGCAGATTTGAAGAAAATTACTGTGGCTTGGCAAATAAATGACTAACAGTTACATACATATTACCAATATTCTATCATATGAGCTTTATGGTATACCTCAAACAAGTGAATATTAATTAGCGAGTCCATGAATGGCTTGGCTATGCAGAACATTCTCAGTTTATATGGACTGCATGCCATTGGTGTATAGGCATAATGCAAATGAGTTTTGGTGTAGGTAATTCATTTATCTCAGTTGTTGTAGGCAGGACTCGCGTGTTTTGGTGTTCTGTTTTATCCTGCTCGGCTTCATTTAGaacaaaaataaactaaatatcTGGTCATATTGTGTCTGAAAAAGTTACTTGATATTAACTTCTttggccagatttactaaacgggGCAAATTAGCGTAaaagcgcaaaaaaaaaaaaaaaaacgggaatgggagtggaaagttctGCACGTGATCTAtcgcaaaccttagtaaatcaccttgcatgattcatttaaatactctcctcccatatttttgtttttgtctgaaAAGGAaactcaaataaatgcatatgcaataaggtaaGCTGCAAAAATAACCGTGCTGCCTTTTCAGCTCTTCACTGCGTGTCATTAGGAAATCCGGCcagtagttgttttttttttttttacctcaaaaGAAGGTTTGCGCTGGCGCAaactgttagtaaatctggccctttgTTTATTGATCTgttgtataaaagcaatatGACACACTCAGTGTTGCTGTAGTGCTGGATATCAGTCATGTGATCACCTGCAGCCCAATCACAGCTGTACTGATATTCAGATCAACAGCACTCTGACTCATGCGATATCGATCCAGTCCTACAGCCAGGTGTAATGTTTACTAACTATTTGATGGTAAGATCCTCAGAGGGAAAAAACTATAAAAGAACGGAGAGACCGTGTCAGTGAAGGTGGTTGTGAAAGAGTGTAGATATGTGTTAGATACAGGATCAGAAAATGACACCATTCCTCTGTCATAGTCCAGATCAACTCTCACACGCTCAAGATACTGTTTAACAAGAAAACCAGACTCTTCGATCAGTCCGTACTGCACGCTCCAGACATCAGTGTTAAAGAAATCACCTCCCTTCCTTTGATTTGATGCTGTAGTTATTCCAAGTCTCCAACGTGAACTCTTTTTAACCTCCACATCCCAGCAGTGTGTTCCTGAGTTAAATCCCTCTGAACCCAGAACACAGGGATAATAGTCAAATCTCTCTGGATTATCAGGAAGCAGTTGTTTGTTCCCACCCTGTTTCACTCTGGTCAGGTCATCAGACAGGATGAGACATGGGTGAGCCGTGTTTGGATCCAGAATCACGGGAGCTGATGAGACACAAACAACAGGTGCTTTTATTCTGATGTTCATTTAATGATCAAGAGTGAATTCATAATTTGTGTATGGTTATGAACACTTATCCTACTGATCAAACACATCAGTCATCAATAGATCTGTAAATATTCccccatgtgtgtgtgtgtaacagcaCAGATCTGCAGACTCACTGTCTTGGACGATGTCCTGCATCTTCTTCCAGACTCTGAACGGTAGGTTGCCTAAGTAATGTGGCACATGAATCAAAGCTCCAGAAGCCATCTGTGGATCCGGCTCTGAACTCTGGACACTGGAAGAACATTCATGAGTCAGAACTGCAGTGGCTTTGTGTCAGGGGGTTTAATTCAGGTTAAACTAAGCTGTAGTGATCCACAGAAACCaggtttttcactgtatttttactgTCAAATCCCATGCATGTATTTGACTGACCCAAAAGTCTTATTTCTAGTAATTTACTGGACAGAGGTTTTAAAACAACAGGCAATTGACAAGCATTTATTGAGCATttaaggggtcatgaattgagacaTTTTCCTttatcttttgacatataagaatTCACTGTACTATAAAAATATCcagtaagtttcagaactcaaaaaTGCCTTTTTAGTCAAACAGCTTTTTTTGAAACCAAGCTGACCAAACAATATGTTTTGGATTTTGTTGCATTATGACGTAATATCCTTTGCAGAAGTTGATCAACACCTACTTCTACAACACAGCTTTAGCCCTGCCCACCGATTCACACGTCATGTAGTAGTAAATAAGAAAGACAAATTTAGACAGTCAGTTCAGAATACAGCTGTATTCATTACTTCAAGAGACATTTTGGTTTTTGGATAACAGTCAGTTACCCAAGTATGATCTGTCTGCATCCGCATATAATGAATGTCCAAGAAAATTATGCATGTGATCTGGAGAAAGATTTTGCCAACGAAGTACGCCAGGTAAGGTTGTATACCGCTTCAGGGCTCATGGTCCATGGAGACCAGAGCTTTCAGGTGAATTTAAATGCTTTATTGTGCAGATATGTAACCACGTTCAAGATCAATGTCTCCAGTTACTGAATGTAACCTCGGATCCCTGAGATGAGGGAACAAAACATTGCATCAGAAGCTGATGCTATGGGGAAACTCCTTTCACTGAGACATAATGAAGCCTGATTGAATAACGAGAGACTGGCCCGCTCCCTATATAAAGCGACACTGCCTCAGAATCTTTCAACTGAAATGATCGTAAACTCGTGAAATATCTGAGTAATAGTAACTCGGCATGAACGCAATGTCTTGTTCCTTCATCTCAGAGAACCAAGATTCACATTCAGTAACCGGAGACGTTCCCTTTTGATTTTTGTTAACTTGACATTATGTCAAAAACTGATGCTATGTGGAATGTATAAAATCTTGCTGTGATACTGTGAAGGGTTGCTTAGTGCAAGTGAAGCTAATGGCCCATAGTGACACTATTTCACTATTTAAATTGCATAAGCAACAACATGTACCGAACAGTGTCCCCCCCGGAATGATTACATCCCCTCAGTTGAGTCCTACTGGACCTAGATAAACACTGTCATGACGGGATCAGAACGGGTAGTTGATATTCAGGTGAACATTACATTGAGTTGAAATAAGTCATGCGGACAGACATACTTGGGCTATAGAAGCCACGTTGAAGGTTGAGTAAGCAATATGGTTCGACAGGTGTTTCATAAATAGGAAGACACCTCGCTGGCTAGAAATGATTTATATAGTCAGCTCATTCCTTAGAAATAACGGCTTCACTGGCTTACACCATGTCTAGACCAcaacagctaaaagctgtctacactgaacgCGACAAACTGACTGTTGCAAAGCACTTGTACTACCGTCAGAAATAGAACGGGGGATCAGTTTACTGTCGGAAATTTGTTGCgtcacatccagtgtagacaattTCACtcattataatgggttctactGTCTTTTGACACGTCACGTCTGGTGTAGACACGATGTTAAGCAGTGGAGCCTATCGGACCTAGTTGAGCACTGCTGTAAAGGCTCAGCTATGAGTCCTTTGAGTGCTCTTTGAAGTAAAAAGAGCaataagaaaacaaaaagaGTTTGTTTTCAGGAAAGGGAAGCAATTTTAATAATCTATAATCATACACACTGTTCATAATTAGCAGAGGATCATTAGGATTTTGTCCTGCACAAACTAGATCTCTTGTACTGACAGGAACCGGGAAGCTATCAAGGAAAAATCCAGACTATAAGATCTGGCTAAAGTATTCAGCGAAGCCCATCCAGCTGCTAAACAAATTTCCGCGATAGACATTCCAGTTACCCATGCCCATTTGAGAGTTAAAAGAGAATTTTGTTAGAAGAGAAGAAGTTTGTGTGGTTTTAAAACTTTATTGCACTTGACAGCGAAACAGTTAACACACATTGACTTCTTGCACTCTCATCGCCCGCAACAGGCAGGGGGGGTGAGAGGCACATCCAAATGCACATTTTTCCTTCCGGAGCAGTCAGGAATGAAACTGGATCTCCTGGGCTTTTCTCCCTGAAGGGTGGGGACCTTAGTGCTCTGGGAATGGATGCAGCTTTGTCCACAAGTACTTGGGACACACCGAAGGTTCTGGCTCTTTCAGCGGGACAGGCGAggtcagtgttgccaagtccatgttttttttcccatggAATTGGTCTACTTTACTTTAAGACTGTTGCAgcaggttgtttttcatgtccttGGGTTGATgtgaccccaaataacatgaaatttagcccctggaatgagaattttaccaggggaatcCCACCAAATTTTACCCcccacaatacattttttttccaggGATCCCCCTGAAAcacgattgggctagttttgagtagcaattgggtgaTTTtattgtgaaaacctggcaaccctagATGAGGTGACTGGAAGATGTCTAGTTGAGGAACGCTGCACAGAAGAAGAGCCAGAATGCAAGGTAGAGGGTGCTCTGGCTCATTTCGGCATAAAGTGGCTCATTACTTTTGACTGCTTCTGAACCTCAGTAATCAAGTGAGAAGACCTCTGAGAAGGACTCAACTGAGCTGCCAAAGAGTCCAGTTGGGTTAACTGGAGCATCAGCAAGACCACTTTCTCTGAGTCCTTGAGGTCTGTGAGGGTCAGCCACATGTCCTAAAATGAAAAAGCTTCCCATAGTGTGGCCAATAGACTGGGCCTTCATTTTGGGGCATCACCTCTGGGAAAAATGGAGCAGGTCTCTGATGGCCAGCTCTCTGACAGCTTGACTTAAGAAACCAAGAAATGTAGCACCAGGAGAGTTTCGCTATGATGCATCACAGAGTCCTCTGTAGAGCCTTTTGTGGCCAAAGCAGACAATGGCATAGTGTTGTCTCACTTCTCATTCGGTGCTCCGAAAAAGACTAGGCTGCGGGCTCCTAAGGAGGGGAGGGAACTAATTCTAGTGAACGAAACCGAAGAAGAGGCTGGCTCAACATAGTGGGCGGGACACAGGCACTGAGCCGGCATGAGCTCGCCAACTGGAATCATCAAATTCCATCTCAGGATGCCGCTGCTTATTTTTCTCCAGCTAAGAGGAGAAGGCAAAATGAAGCTGTGGCAAGATGCCAGCAAAGGCATCGCCAATAACAAGTGATATCCTGAGGTGGACAGTCCTGAGGCTCATGGCTTCACAGTGAGGTCAAGTCGGGCCCTCAAGAGCAGCTTCGGGAGAAGATGCATCTGTAATAGCCGTCCATACTCAATAGGTCACGAACAAGCCCTGCAGGGCTTGGTGGCTTTTTCCATGTCTTTGCTGGAAAGCAAAAAGTGACCGGCACAGAATTGTCAACCGTTGAAAGAGTTGAATCACAGTGAGGCTTCTTGAAGACGTCCTCATGAATGAGGAAAGCAATTTCTATTTCATGCTCCTAAATGCCACTGGCCATTGCCAGTGCAATGCCGTTATTCAATCAGGATTCAGTGCGTCTTGGTGAAAGGTAGATCATTCTGAAAGTAGATAATTCAACATACTGAATAAGTCTACTATTTCAGAAGctcagtttttttttagcacagGACTTATTACATGGTGCTTAAGATTTCCACCTACAGGCTGAATGGTAAACTGTAATAGTTtttaggggctttcgcaccggaggaaccttttcatagtcCATAGAACTAATGGCGGAAGTACCCGCTTTTTGGCATGTTCGCACTGCAGGAACTGGGAatgattttagttctaggaacgTGTTTTaggggaactaaattagctcctacttcagattAGGGTCTAACCCAGCACAATAGGAACTATCAGTGATGTAAGTGTATGCTGATTGGCCAAACACACGCAAAACACCAGCAccagccatttttaaaaaaagctgtGTACACACACAGATTGTAGCCTTTATATTAACTCCACAAACTAACTCTACTAACATGGAAAACAATTATAGATGGACCTCTCAAACTTTACGCTGAGAAAATCCAACACGACTTTGAAGGGACCAAGCGAAACATGACAAACACGACATTGGGCATCAACCACATGACAAACGCTAATACGTTTTCATATACGGTTTACTGTCTTTGTATAAGAGTCATATCTAATAACATATTAGTCAGGACTGTTAAACAAATTGCTCCAATCACATTCTCCTATTAGACACGGGACACATTTACGTGCCATTACGGTAAGTATGCTCAAACTGCTCGCAACCCTCCCTTCCTCCCCATTATAAGCACGAGCATATTACTGTGCACCTTCTGGTTGTCATCTTATTTTGTTTCAGATCACTAAGGCTTTCAAGTCCTGGCTGGCATGGACCTCACTGCTGAGAGACACTCATCCTCATAACCAAGCTACAGTACAGATGTCCCACTTAgtgctgggcgatatatcgcatgcgattgtcatgcgcatttcgtcagtaaagccagtatcctgattaccgctaaatcgccatcacctgctttcaaatggagcggcatttaatgaCAGAACCGTATATCATTGACAAGccatgcaatatcgcgttcatatcgcagatgaattgccttcgataatgaacgcgatattgcatggcttgtcagtaaactacggctctgtctattaaatgtcactccatttgaaagcaggtgatggcgatttagcggtaatcagggaaccggctttactgacgaaatgcgcatgacaatcgcatgcgatatatcgcccatcCCTAGTCCCACTGCCATATCTACACGATTATTATGTTTGCTTTTAAAGACATTACTAAGTGTCTTAATTGTCTATGCATTTCCAAGCTGATGGTTCCGGGGGGTTAACGTGAAAGTTGAATTGTAAGTTCAATTAATTTTGGAGCAAGAACCCCTATAAGGAACCATACTGCCAAAGATAAATTGTGTTCAATAAACTCAAGTAACTTGCCGAAGTGGTCCTGTCTGAACTATATCGTATGATATAGATATGAGACAAAAACTCATACAGGGGAATTTTTGCCTgaatatcttgaatt
The window above is part of the Chanodichthys erythropterus isolate Z2021 chromosome 3, ASM2448905v1, whole genome shotgun sequence genome. Proteins encoded here:
- the LOC137017214 gene encoding nuclear factor 7, ovary-like, yielding MDPRSVEELSCDLHNEKLDFFCLEDKQPVCLVCRDSQQHDNHTFRPISEVVPSYKKELSTALKSSRRKLKHSENIKEKCVETVQHIKSQAERTERQIKQEFKKLHRFLRDEEEATITALREEEEQKNQMMQEKLEEMNRHISALSHTIKDMEEMMTANDICFLKKFPVPMESVQSSEPDPQMASGALIHVPHYLGNLPFRVWKKMQDIVQDTPVILDPNTAHPCLILSDDLTRVKQGGNKQLLPDNPERFDYYPCVLGSEGFNSGTHCWDVEVKKSSRWRLGITTASNQRKGGDFFNTDVWSVQYGLIEESGFLVKQYLERVRVDLDYDRGMVSFSDPVSNTYLHSFTTTFTDTVSPFFYSFFPLRILPSNS